The Phycisphaerales bacterium AB-hyl4 genome has a window encoding:
- a CDS encoding CrcB family protein — MTIAVAMLVAVAGGGGAVCRYVLDYAITQHVGGGLPWGTWLVNVTGSLGLGVLVGLALVVSVPVEVQIVVGGGFLGAYTTFSTWIYESLRLFEQGAWRTGAMNLVGSIVTGGIAAAAGLAAMQWWV; from the coding sequence ATGACGATCGCGGTGGCGATGCTTGTGGCGGTGGCGGGCGGCGGGGGCGCGGTCTGCCGATATGTGCTGGACTACGCGATCACGCAGCACGTCGGCGGCGGCCTGCCATGGGGGACGTGGCTGGTGAATGTCACCGGCTCGCTGGGGCTGGGTGTGCTGGTGGGGCTGGCGCTGGTTGTCAGCGTTCCGGTTGAGGTGCAGATCGTGGTGGGCGGGGGGTTTCTGGGTGCGTATACGACTTTTTCGACATGGATTTACGAAAGCCTGCGCCTGTTCGAGCAAGGCGCGTGGCGGACGGGGGCGATGAACCTCGTGGGCAGTATCGTGACGGGCGGCATCGCGGCGGCGGCGGGGTTGGCCGCGATGCAGTGGTGGGTCTGA
- a CDS encoding ArnT family glycosyltransferase — translation MARFTVRRREAEEYPSIMALPSSSVDQTQPAPQPQPATVKPGPVTGYLTAGAERWRWVLLVLVLAFYGLAFQGEFRGQPDSGLHLTIARSLYMGEGFVHPLGDEVRANPGLAYLLAGVMFVGGPEPFALANAVMLGIGLATLGVAFLWFRLHLGRPTAVLLTTFLALSLMFFKYSFQLMTDMPFLLGVMLFLLGWDQLLKRKAVRPGDLALLLCGTAIMVAFRTVAITFLGAVMLALLWHTLRSSDRRVWAAGGVLLVLCIVGLAAALITSHGTSNDNGPRIAADTQLIAGRLQNLGRTLTDTVPENVTRLVTAHMAHAVTGVRPDPYTSSLIGLTAIGFGLALFRRHPLGALLVLAFIVQTLLFIVTERYYLAILPVLLLGWWYAARWLDQRRQWWSVGLCALLLAGWLVPNSIRMGNFVLLQRETPFLDHHGGGRYGALFTLRDWLSEPDTLPSGAAIVTDHRDLHVLVYLTMPLDVTVTSHRHIEAGLDVGSNVYVLEPMNRGVQRLIERQDWRLGRPVLTVPTQRATETLRLRPVVKAKADTE, via the coding sequence GTGGCTCGATTCACGGTCCGCCGTCGGGAAGCGGAGGAGTACCCCAGCATTATGGCCTTGCCTTCGTCGTCGGTCGATCAGACTCAACCCGCCCCACAGCCGCAGCCAGCCACCGTCAAGCCGGGCCCCGTGACCGGCTACCTGACCGCGGGGGCCGAGCGGTGGCGTTGGGTGCTGCTGGTGCTCGTGCTGGCGTTTTATGGGCTGGCGTTCCAAGGCGAGTTTCGCGGGCAACCCGATTCGGGGCTGCATCTTACGATCGCGCGCAGCTTGTACATGGGCGAAGGCTTCGTCCACCCGCTGGGCGATGAAGTGCGGGCGAATCCGGGGCTGGCGTATCTGCTGGCGGGAGTGATGTTTGTGGGCGGGCCCGAGCCGTTCGCGCTGGCAAACGCGGTGATGCTGGGCATCGGGCTGGCGACGCTGGGGGTGGCGTTTTTGTGGTTTCGGCTGCACCTCGGTCGGCCGACGGCGGTGCTGCTGACGACTTTCCTCGCCCTGTCGCTGATGTTTTTCAAATACAGTTTCCAACTGATGACGGACATGCCGTTCCTGCTGGGGGTGATGCTCTTCCTGCTGGGGTGGGATCAGTTGCTCAAGCGCAAGGCGGTTCGGCCGGGCGATCTGGCGCTGCTGCTGTGCGGGACGGCGATCATGGTGGCGTTCCGGACGGTGGCGATCACGTTTCTGGGGGCGGTGATGCTGGCGCTGCTGTGGCATACGCTGCGGTCAAGCGATCGGCGGGTGTGGGCGGCCGGGGGCGTGCTGCTGGTGTTGTGCATTGTCGGACTGGCTGCGGCGCTGATCACGTCGCATGGCACGAGCAACGACAACGGGCCGCGCATCGCCGCGGACACGCAGCTGATCGCCGGCCGATTGCAGAACCTCGGCCGAACGTTGACCGATACCGTGCCGGAGAATGTGACGCGACTGGTGACGGCGCACATGGCACACGCGGTGACGGGTGTTCGGCCGGACCCGTACACGAGTTCGCTGATCGGGCTGACGGCGATCGGCTTCGGGCTGGCGCTGTTTCGCCGACACCCGCTGGGCGCGCTGCTGGTGCTCGCGTTTATCGTGCAGACGCTTTTGTTCATCGTGACGGAGCGGTACTACCTGGCGATCCTGCCCGTGCTGCTGCTGGGCTGGTGGTACGCGGCGCGTTGGCTGGACCAGCGCAGGCAGTGGTGGAGTGTGGGCCTGTGTGCGCTGCTGCTGGCGGGATGGCTTGTGCCGAACTCGATTCGGATGGGCAACTTCGTGCTGCTGCAACGCGAGACGCCGTTCCTCGACCACCACGGCGGCGGCCGATACGGCGCATTGTTCACCTTGCGCGACTGGCTAAGCGAGCCGGACACGCTGCCGAGCGGGGCTGCCATTGTCACCGACCATCGCGACCTGCATGTGCTGGTGTATCTGACGATGCCGCTGGACGTGACCGTCACATCACACCGGCATATTGAAGCCGGGCTGGACGTGGGCTCGAACGTCTACGTGCTCGAACCGATGAACCGCGGTGTCCAACGGCTGATCGAGCGGCAGGACTGGCGGCTGGGTCGGCCGGTGCTCACCGTGCCCACGCAACGCGCGACCGAAACGCTGCGCCTGCGGCCGGTGGTCAAAGCCAAAGCGGATACGGAATAA
- a CDS encoding HD-GYP domain-containing protein, with protein sequence MSLIVCDINDVEPGVTLAGAVFHPARPNRELLEPGVELDARLLRRLKQLGVRELWVHHEALADLDRLIPPTLGQARRAACEQLYQDFKQMADITVTSGHVQIYRRAVMDMVCELAGNRAVGGLSERLIGGPPGLFTHATNVAYLSVLVGLELETYVVGQRQRLTADHARDLTSLGIGALLHDMGKLTLPKQMHHWQVLSADDHAAAALADGSADEWLDDLPDDPRDAYRSHTLAGYHLLRGSRAPAPATQIVLNHHQRWDGSGFPDMSDATESRREGTQQGEAIHIFSRIVAAADVLDHLMHDASGKTRPAVSALSALASRQFEGWFDPVVRDTLLRCIPPFVIGSQVTLSDGRAAAVVRPSVEQPCRPAVRLLGEADREADGCYPTLDLRETPDVHIATCSGHDVAQHLFALEERRPLRRIAEAV encoded by the coding sequence TTGTCGTTGATCGTTTGTGATATCAATGATGTAGAACCGGGCGTCACGCTCGCGGGAGCGGTGTTCCACCCGGCAAGGCCGAACCGCGAGCTGCTCGAACCGGGCGTCGAGCTGGACGCCAGGCTGCTGCGTCGGCTCAAGCAATTGGGCGTGCGCGAGCTGTGGGTGCATCACGAGGCGCTGGCCGACCTCGATCGGCTGATCCCGCCCACGCTCGGCCAAGCGCGGCGGGCGGCTTGCGAACAGCTCTATCAAGACTTCAAACAAATGGCGGACATCACCGTCACCAGTGGCCACGTGCAAATCTACCGCCGGGCGGTGATGGACATGGTCTGCGAACTCGCGGGCAACCGCGCGGTCGGCGGGCTGAGCGAACGCCTGATCGGCGGCCCGCCGGGCCTGTTCACACATGCGACCAACGTCGCCTACCTCTCCGTCCTCGTCGGCCTGGAGTTGGAAACCTACGTCGTCGGCCAGCGGCAGCGTCTCACGGCCGACCACGCACGCGACCTGACCAGCCTCGGCATCGGCGCGCTGCTGCATGACATGGGCAAGCTGACGTTGCCGAAGCAGATGCATCATTGGCAGGTGCTCTCCGCCGACGACCACGCCGCCGCGGCGCTCGCTGACGGTTCGGCTGACGAGTGGCTCGACGACCTGCCGGACGACCCACGGGACGCGTATCGCAGCCACACGCTCGCCGGCTATCACCTGCTGCGCGGCTCGCGTGCGCCCGCGCCCGCGACGCAGATCGTGCTCAACCACCATCAGCGTTGGGACGGCAGCGGCTTTCCGGACATGAGCGACGCGACCGAGAGTCGTCGCGAAGGCACGCAGCAGGGTGAGGCGATTCACATTTTCAGCCGTATCGTCGCCGCGGCCGACGTCCTCGACCACCTGATGCACGACGCGTCGGGGAAGACGCGGCCGGCGGTGTCGGCGTTGTCGGCGCTGGCATCGCGACAGTTCGAAGGGTGGTTTGACCCGGTGGTGCGCGACACGTTGTTACGCTGCATTCCGCCGTTCGTCATTGGATCGCAGGTGACGTTGAGCGACGGCCGCGCGGCCGCGGTCGTTCGCCCGAGCGTGGAGCAGCCTTGCCGACCGGCGGTGCGACTGCTCGGCGAGGCCGACCGCGAAGCAGACGGCTGCTACCCGACGCTGGACCTGCGCGAAACGCCCGACGTACACATCGCCACATGCTCCGGCCATGATGTCGCGCAGCACCTGTTCGCGCTCGAAGAGCGTCGCCCGTTGCGCCGCATCGCCGAGGCAGTGTGA
- the galK gene encoding galactokinase, which translates to MTDAVTLEQQTAAAVDQFTQTFGQPPTHAAVAPGRVNLIGEHTDYNDGFVLPMAIERQILLLARPRDDRKVRLASTGVPEQAELNLDQPLAPGEPSWANYVRGAIAGCIERGLTPPGFDALVDSTVPTGGGLSSSAALEVGTATLLESLTGQPLDPVQKALLCQKAEHDFAGMPCGIMDQFISAMGMADHALLIDCRSYETRRVPMHDPDVVVLIVNSNVKHELVGGEYAQRRAQCEAAARTMNVPALRDATLDMLDEAYPDPSDVAFRRARHVITENARTLAAAEALAAGDWAAMGQLMLESHTSMRDDFEISCKELDILVELATRRIASGELYGSRMTGGGFGGCTVSLVRADAADAVGKFLAHQYEHITGIHPALFVTRPAAGARVVEL; encoded by the coding sequence ATGACCGACGCCGTTACGCTTGAGCAGCAGACCGCCGCCGCGGTCGATCAATTCACCCAGACGTTCGGCCAGCCGCCCACCCACGCCGCCGTTGCCCCCGGCCGTGTCAACCTCATCGGCGAACACACCGACTACAACGACGGCTTCGTGCTGCCGATGGCCATCGAACGCCAGATCCTCCTGCTCGCTCGCCCGCGCGACGACCGCAAGGTCCGCCTCGCCTCCACCGGCGTGCCCGAGCAGGCCGAGCTCAACCTCGACCAGCCACTGGCCCCCGGCGAGCCGAGCTGGGCCAACTACGTCCGCGGCGCGATCGCCGGCTGCATCGAACGCGGCCTCACACCGCCCGGCTTCGATGCCCTCGTCGACTCCACCGTCCCCACCGGCGGCGGTCTGTCCAGCAGCGCCGCGCTGGAAGTCGGCACCGCCACGCTCCTCGAATCGCTCACCGGCCAGCCGCTCGACCCGGTGCAGAAAGCCTTGCTCTGTCAAAAGGCCGAGCACGACTTCGCTGGTATGCCCTGCGGCATCATGGATCAGTTCATCTCCGCGATGGGCATGGCCGACCACGCCCTGTTGATCGACTGTCGATCGTACGAAACCCGTCGTGTCCCGATGCACGACCCCGATGTTGTCGTGCTGATCGTCAATTCCAACGTCAAGCACGAACTGGTCGGCGGCGAGTACGCCCAGCGCCGCGCCCAATGTGAAGCCGCTGCCAGGACGATGAACGTGCCCGCTCTCCGCGATGCGACGTTGGACATGCTCGATGAAGCGTACCCCGATCCGAGCGACGTGGCGTTTCGTCGTGCTCGGCATGTCATCACGGAAAACGCGCGCACGCTTGCCGCCGCCGAGGCGCTCGCCGCCGGCGACTGGGCCGCGATGGGCCAACTCATGCTCGAAAGTCACACCTCCATGCGCGACGACTTCGAGATCAGTTGCAAAGAGCTGGACATCCTCGTCGAGTTGGCGACCCGCCGCATCGCCTCGGGCGAGTTGTACGGCTCGCGCATGACCGGCGGCGGCTTCGGCGGCTGCACCGTCAGCCTCGTCCGCGCCGACGCCGCCGACGCGGTGGGCAAGTTCCTCGCTCACCAGTACGAGCACATCACCGGCATTCACCCCGCGCTGTTCGTCACCCGCCCGGCCGCCGGCGCACGCGTGGTCGAGCTTTGA